A stretch of Thermococcus bergensis DNA encodes these proteins:
- the priL gene encoding DNA primase large subunit PriL has product MLDPFGRRAQELLNEFESINELLEIIPTYLDIELALERVRWANTNKIPDYLLNLDDWRDLISFYALLGALAFSPYGVEMELVKEANLKIYLTKIESSENFDELALPLEKTSENEIPKRDRTIIEKTLHEELPPEEKDKISLKYKMPLKEFISLNDDSLKNFYIKNGYVYLNRVQVIELWKKSFEKNLEKAVNILYDIREELPHYYVELYSRLSELAQEYFKERVEKFSTTAQPLRFDIFPPCIKIAMGGVPSGLRNYAITVLLTSFLSYARICPNPPKRDVRVKDCVKDLRVIKEEILPLIIQAGNRCKPPLFHDQPNEIKNIWYHLGFGYTLEPTLEDSGNSTWYFPPNCEKIRSSAPQLCKPDKDCKYIRNPLTYYLRKLYLSKKKNEGEENEQPL; this is encoded by the coding sequence ATGCTAGACCCATTTGGGAGACGAGCCCAAGAATTATTGAATGAATTTGAGAGCATCAATGAGCTACTTGAGATTATTCCCACCTATTTGGACATAGAGCTGGCTCTGGAAAGAGTTCGGTGGGCAAATACCAATAAAATCCCCGATTATTTGCTAAATTTGGATGATTGGAGAGATTTGATAAGCTTTTATGCTCTTTTAGGAGCTTTGGCATTTTCTCCCTATGGAGTGGAGATGGAGCTAGTTAAGGAGGCAAACTTGAAGATATATCTAACAAAGATAGAGTCGTCAGAAAACTTTGATGAGCTTGCTTTACCCTTGGAAAAGACATCTGAAAATGAGATTCCAAAGAGAGACAGAACAATAATTGAGAAAACCCTCCATGAAGAGTTGCCCCCTGAAGAAAAAGATAAAATAAGCCTTAAGTACAAAATGCCTCTAAAAGAATTCATTTCCTTAAATGACGACTCTCTTAAGAATTTTTATATAAAAAACGGGTATGTATACCTAAATAGAGTACAAGTGATTGAGCTGTGGAAGAAGAGTTTCGAGAAAAACCTCGAAAAGGCAGTCAACATTCTTTATGATATCAGAGAAGAACTGCCTCACTACTACGTGGAACTTTATTCCCGGCTAAGCGAGCTTGCTCAAGAGTACTTTAAAGAGAGAGTTGAGAAATTCAGCACTACTGCTCAGCCTTTGCGTTTTGATATATTCCCCCCTTGTATTAAAATCGCAATGGGTGGAGTCCCGAGTGGATTGCGGAACTACGCTATAACTGTATTGCTGACTTCTTTCTTGAGCTATGCTAGGATATGCCCTAACCCCCCTAAAAGAGACGTTAGAGTGAAAGACTGTGTCAAAGATCTAAGGGTAATAAAAGAAGAAATTCTACCCTTGATAATTCAGGCTGGCAATAGATGCAAGCCTCCTCTTTTTCACGATCAGCCTAACGAGATCAAGAACATATGGTATCATCTAGGTTTTGGCTACACGCTGGAACCGACTTTAGAAGACAGTGGAAATTCAACATGGTATTTTCCCCCTAATTGTGAAAAAATACGTTCCAGTGCGCCCCAGCTCTGCAAGCCAGACAAAGACTGCAAGTACATCAGGAATCCACTGACATACTATTTGAGAAAGCTGTATCTGAGTAAGAAAAAGAACGAAGGTGAAGAGAATGAGCAGCCTCTTTAG
- a CDS encoding DMT family transporter: MGAFIIGTQSEISLKSKDFLGIIFASLGALFYASVTVLGRYLRDIESSYLTFFQLFFAVLVLFPLVVALEGISASTYSLSVVGIIAIVHTAFALLIYMDGLKEVEANEAALLSYIDPLSAVIYAMLIFGEVPTVRTIIGGALILLASLLDLKMR, translated from the coding sequence GTGGGAGCGTTTATAATAGGTACCCAGAGTGAAATTTCTCTTAAAAGTAAAGATTTTTTGGGGATAATTTTCGCATCTCTGGGAGCTCTGTTCTATGCTAGCGTAACTGTCTTGGGCAGATACCTAAGGGATATTGAAAGCTCATATCTCACTTTCTTCCAGCTCTTTTTTGCTGTGCTTGTTCTCTTCCCATTAGTGGTAGCTTTAGAAGGAATAAGTGCCTCCACGTATTCCCTATCTGTTGTTGGAATTATTGCAATAGTCCACACTGCGTTTGCTCTGCTGATTTATATGGACGGCCTAAAGGAAGTAGAAGCAAACGAAGCAGCTCTTTTAAGTTACATCGACCCTCTTAGTGCGGTTATATACGCAATGCTAATCTTCGGAGAGGTGCCCACAGTAAGAACAATAATAGGTGGGGCCTTAATCTTATTGGCCTCTCTCTTGGATCTAAAGATGAGGTGA
- the priS gene encoding DNA primase catalytic subunit PriS translates to MSSLFREVSKEERTKYYSKEWNPKKIPKFILDTLENREFGFDHTGEGPNDRKNAFHDIKDLEDYVKITAPYSIYSSVALYSDPKNMDGWLGAELVFDIDAKDLPLKRCNHEAGTVCPVCLEDAKELARDTLIILREDFGVENIHVVYSGRGYHIRVLDDWALELDSKARERILSYISSAEEITFEDIQERKILLSSGYYRVFRLRFGYFIKRISEHHLRNIGLNKTQINPIMENRDNIYENFVKKALLTAFPQGVGYKTLLRLFSLSTTFSKAYFDGRVTVDVKRILRLPSSLHSKVGLIATYIGNSERELESFNPFKDAVPKFREKEVREAYELWKESTEGNS, encoded by the coding sequence ATGAGCAGCCTCTTTAGGGAAGTCAGCAAGGAGGAGAGAACAAAATATTATTCAAAAGAGTGGAATCCAAAGAAAATTCCAAAGTTTATTTTGGACACCTTAGAGAATAGGGAGTTCGGATTCGACCATACTGGAGAAGGTCCCAATGACAGAAAAAATGCATTTCATGATATTAAAGATTTAGAAGACTATGTAAAAATTACAGCCCCCTATTCAATCTATTCCAGCGTAGCTTTATACAGTGATCCGAAAAATATGGATGGCTGGCTTGGAGCGGAGTTAGTTTTTGACATAGATGCAAAAGACCTCCCCCTAAAGAGGTGCAACCATGAAGCAGGAACTGTGTGTCCAGTATGTCTTGAAGATGCCAAGGAATTAGCCAGGGATACTCTCATTATTCTGAGGGAGGATTTTGGAGTTGAAAACATTCATGTTGTTTATTCTGGCAGGGGCTACCATATCAGGGTTTTAGATGATTGGGCTCTCGAACTGGACTCAAAAGCCAGGGAAAGAATTTTGAGCTATATATCCAGTGCCGAAGAAATAACTTTCGAAGATATCCAAGAAAGAAAAATACTGCTGTCATCTGGCTATTACCGGGTCTTTAGATTGAGGTTTGGTTATTTTATTAAGAGAATTTCTGAACATCACCTGAGAAACATTGGTTTAAATAAGACGCAAATAAACCCAATAATGGAGAATAGAGATAATATATACGAAAATTTTGTAAAAAAAGCCCTATTGACCGCGTTTCCTCAGGGAGTTGGATACAAGACACTTTTAAGATTGTTCAGCTTATCCACAACATTTTCAAAAGCATATTTTGACGGAAGGGTAACTGTTGACGTAAAGAGGATTCTCCGTCTGCCTTCTTCTCTCCACTCAAAGGTAGGTCTTATTGCCACATATATAGGAAACAGCGAGCGAGAACTAGAATCCTTCAACCCATTTAAAGATGCTGTCCCCAAATTTAGAGAAAAAGAGGTTAGAGAAGCATACGAGCTGTGGAAGGAAAGCACGGAGGGTAACTCATGA
- a CDS encoding IS6 family transposase has product MKSETIIYWVVSALKPFRRNKIPPEKKIRGVELYLRGLSYRQTARILKISHVTVWEAVQKLAEAVYKPKILAVKKQRNFIAVDETVIKINGKKRFLWAAIDVESKEVLAVWITTVRNWWVARDFILVVLKSCEGQPVFLVDRASWYKSAFKSLGLGYLHVTFGPRNSVERWFRTLKERTKRFWNNFRSEDWRRVHRFVFLFAFWYNFVRIHSSFGGPPGDFAEWLQEVMPQLS; this is encoded by the coding sequence ATGAAGTCTGAAACCATTATTTACTGGGTGGTTTCAGCCTTAAAACCCTTTCGTCGCAACAAAATCCCACCAGAAAAGAAAATCAGGGGAGTAGAATTATACCTGCGAGGCCTCAGTTACCGGCAAACCGCCAGAATCCTCAAAATCAGTCACGTAACAGTCTGGGAGGCCGTCCAAAAACTCGCAGAAGCAGTTTACAAGCCAAAAATCCTCGCAGTCAAAAAACAGCGAAACTTCATCGCAGTTGACGAAACAGTAATAAAAATCAACGGAAAGAAAAGATTCCTCTGGGCTGCAATTGACGTTGAGAGCAAGGAAGTTTTGGCAGTCTGGATTACGACTGTTAGAAACTGGTGGGTTGCCAGGGATTTCATCCTGGTTGTTTTAAAGTCGTGTGAAGGGCAGCCTGTCTTTCTGGTTGACAGGGCTAGCTGGTATAAGTCTGCTTTTAAGAGTCTGGGGTTGGGTTATCTGCATGTGACTTTCGGGCCGAGGAACAGTGTTGAGCGCTGGTTTAGGACGTTGAAGGAAAGAACAAAGCGTTTCTGGAATAATTTCAGGAGTGAGGACTGGAGAAGGGTTCATAGGTTTGTTTTTCTGTTTGCCTTCTGGTACAATTTTGTCAGAATTCATTCTAGTTTTGGTGGTCCGCCTGGTGATTTTGCTGAGTGGCTTCAGGAGGTGATGCCCCAGTTATCCTAA
- a CDS encoding DUF5748 family protein, with product MNLEVIKEFLDAIGADYTEVDGEIHLAPEVFYEVWKYIGQPDIKTYVIEDEIVEPGSYDPPEMKYTGVRKIKIKKAYFETLEGVKVVTDYNEFQKILKEKKEGA from the coding sequence ATGAACCTAGAAGTAATAAAAGAGTTTCTGGATGCAATTGGAGCAGACTACACAGAGGTGGATGGAGAAATACACCTAGCTCCAGAGGTTTTCTACGAAGTTTGGAAGTATATAGGGCAACCCGATATTAAAACGTATGTAATAGAAGACGAAATCGTCGAACCAGGTTCTTATGATCCTCCAGAAATGAAATACACAGGTGTTAGAAAAATTAAAATCAAAAAGGCATATTTCGAGACACTTGAGGGAGTTAAAGTTGTTACTGATTACAATGAATTCCAAAAGATATTGAAGGAAAAAAAGGAAGGCGCCTAA
- a CDS encoding tripartite tricarboxylate transporter permease: protein MLKWVMLGILFGTVTGITPALHVNTLASIVGSFLTSPGGFSYVVLLYSMGLTHTFLDAFPSTFFGIPEEETAISVLPAHRLALQGRGLEVIAISLKASLLAAIFSLFLAVPYVLLARHYTAFLGKVAVFLLAFFLVITEKGVKRLYALLIFILSGAFGLVVDKLPLREPYFHVFVGLFGIPAILFSLNNNRKIELKDSEIQMPKKRFLKFSFIGTCFGMLASLLPTFTSSQAALLGSFFSKDERTFLTIVFSVNTSNFIFGLINFYATGKTRNGILVLIKDLYYPLSPEELVILFLVTIMTSSIVNFYGMALSEMLGRAISKINYTKLNLAVLVFVWAASLYFDGLLGLMVLLTATIIGVSTTLLKIKRTTCIGVLMLKIMLS from the coding sequence ATGCTTAAATGGGTCATGCTAGGCATTTTATTTGGTACGGTGACAGGTATTACGCCTGCTTTGCATGTCAACACCTTAGCATCTATTGTTGGAAGTTTCCTGACTTCTCCGGGAGGGTTTTCGTATGTGGTGCTTCTCTACTCAATGGGGTTAACGCACACATTCTTGGATGCATTTCCCTCAACTTTCTTTGGCATTCCAGAAGAAGAAACAGCGATAAGTGTCCTTCCGGCCCATAGGCTTGCCCTTCAAGGCCGAGGCCTTGAAGTCATAGCAATTTCCCTAAAAGCTAGTCTTTTAGCTGCAATATTCTCCCTTTTCTTGGCGGTTCCCTACGTTTTGCTGGCAAGACATTACACAGCTTTTCTTGGCAAAGTTGCTGTGTTTTTGCTAGCTTTCTTTCTTGTTATTACAGAAAAAGGCGTAAAACGATTATATGCCCTGCTGATTTTCATCCTCTCTGGAGCCTTTGGACTTGTCGTGGATAAACTTCCTCTTAGAGAACCATATTTCCACGTTTTTGTTGGGTTGTTTGGGATTCCCGCAATATTGTTTTCTCTGAACAACAACCGGAAGATTGAACTTAAGGACTCAGAAATTCAAATGCCAAAAAAGAGGTTTTTGAAGTTCTCGTTCATTGGCACGTGTTTTGGAATGTTGGCTTCTCTTTTACCAACCTTTACGTCGTCTCAGGCCGCACTCTTAGGAAGCTTCTTTTCAAAAGATGAACGCACATTTTTGACAATAGTTTTCTCAGTTAACACCTCAAACTTTATTTTTGGCCTCATAAATTTTTATGCGACTGGAAAAACCAGAAACGGCATCCTAGTTTTGATTAAAGACCTTTATTATCCTCTAAGTCCTGAAGAGCTTGTTATTCTGTTTCTTGTAACAATAATGACTAGCAGTATCGTCAATTTCTACGGTATGGCGCTTTCAGAAATGCTCGGAAGGGCGATATCAAAAATCAATTACACAAAACTGAATTTGGCGGTGTTAGTTTTTGTATGGGCAGCATCTCTTTACTTCGATGGACTACTTGGACTGATGGTTCTTTTAACAGCCACAATAATAGGTGTTAGCACCACTCTTCTAAAAATAAAACGAACGACCTGTATTGGCGTGTTAATGCTTAAAATAATGTTGAGCTAG
- a CDS encoding RAD55 family ATPase, translated as MNSGLNFSSNGEIEERLERVPTGIIDSLLMGGIPRGSVVLLIGDPKSGKTTFITQFMYNQLLSGADVIGLLVDVARYEFISNALDFGWGLMGYLNDRLHILDAYTQRLRGAPKFSFTEEVIPDIRDTSHLIDVIKDLTTKIILKNPEVENPPIIGVVSSLTPMFFETEKKQIYKFLEDLKGFAHKNKQVWLLEMNSGVEEPHVETIIKAIVDGIIEMKLFEEDRTLRRYLRVYGMRRTRHVLSWVPYDITENGIVLQNQSL; from the coding sequence TTGAATTCGGGGTTAAACTTTTCATCCAATGGGGAAATAGAAGAAAGATTGGAACGGGTTCCCACAGGTATAATTGATTCCTTGTTGATGGGAGGGATACCACGGGGCAGTGTTGTTCTATTAATTGGTGACCCAAAATCAGGTAAAACCACTTTTATAACCCAGTTTATGTATAACCAGCTCCTTTCTGGGGCGGATGTTATAGGGCTTCTAGTTGATGTGGCCAGATATGAGTTTATAAGCAATGCACTTGATTTTGGATGGGGGTTAATGGGATATTTAAATGACAGGCTCCATATTCTTGATGCATACACCCAGAGGCTACGTGGTGCACCAAAATTCTCATTTACAGAAGAGGTTATACCCGATATTAGGGATACCTCCCATCTAATAGACGTGATAAAGGATTTGACTACCAAGATAATTTTGAAGAATCCTGAAGTTGAAAATCCCCCAATAATCGGAGTAGTTTCGTCTTTAACACCCATGTTCTTTGAAACTGAAAAGAAGCAGATATATAAATTTCTAGAGGATTTAAAGGGATTTGCTCATAAAAACAAGCAAGTGTGGCTGCTAGAAATGAACTCTGGGGTAGAGGAGCCCCACGTTGAAACAATAATCAAGGCAATAGTGGATGGAATTATAGAGATGAAGCTGTTTGAAGAGGATAGAACTTTGAGAAGGTACTTAAGAGTTTATGGAATGAGAAGAACGCGTCATGTTCTTTCTTGGGTTCCTTATGATATAACAGAGAATGGAATTGTACTGCAGAATCAAAGTTTATAG
- a CDS encoding RlmF-related methyltransferase → MPSWKDGKLGLPVREAIKIFPELEKYLDEKGRLDLSNRRARILYNKAIADAVFDIDIEYHPRGLITTPISRFIFLKTFLRDGKKVLEIGTGHSALMAIMADKLFNCEVWATEVDDEFFEYAKRNIERNKSNVKLIKSNGEIIEGLIPKGEKFDVIFSAPPYYEKPTKGVLTEREGVGGGKYGEGFSVKILREGWDYLNENGKVALFLPDKQSLLRSLILEGEHIGYFVRDIRFKVGTRYRHSLIFIKR, encoded by the coding sequence ATGCCTTCATGGAAAGATGGGAAACTTGGACTGCCGGTTAGGGAAGCAATTAAAATCTTCCCCGAGCTCGAAAAATACCTTGATGAGAAGGGCAGGTTAGACTTATCAAACAGAAGGGCGAGGATATTATATAACAAAGCGATTGCAGACGCAGTTTTTGACATTGACATTGAATATCATCCCAGAGGACTTATAACAACACCAATTTCCCGTTTTATCTTCTTAAAGACGTTTCTAAGGGATGGAAAAAAAGTTCTGGAGATAGGAACCGGGCATTCTGCTCTAATGGCTATTATGGCGGATAAACTGTTTAACTGCGAAGTATGGGCTACTGAAGTCGATGATGAGTTTTTTGAGTACGCTAAGAGAAATATCGAGCGAAATAAATCCAACGTAAAACTGATAAAGAGCAACGGGGAAATTATTGAGGGTTTGATACCAAAAGGAGAGAAGTTCGATGTGATATTTTCTGCACCTCCGTATTACGAAAAGCCCACAAAAGGTGTTCTTACGGAGAGGGAGGGTGTTGGTGGGGGCAAATATGGGGAAGGGTTTTCCGTAAAAATTCTTAGAGAAGGTTGGGACTACCTAAATGAAAATGGAAAGGTTGCTCTTTTTCTACCCGACAAACAGAGCTTGCTGAGAAGCCTAATTTTAGAAGGGGAGCACATTGGTTATTTTGTTCGCGATATAAGATTTAAAGTGGGAACCAGATACAGACATTCACTGATATTTATCAAACGATAG
- a CDS encoding IS982 family transposase (programmed frameshift) — MVVMNFQQEILIIKSEIYPIISKHYPKNTRREVISLYDLITFAILAHLHFGGVYKHAYRVLIEEMKLFPKIRYNKLTERLNRHEKLLLLAQEELFKKHAREYVRILDSKPIQTKELARKNRKEKKGSSEIISEKPAVGFVPSKKKFYYGYKLTCYSDGNLLALLSVDPANKHDVSVVREKFWVIVEEFSGCFLFLDKGYVSRELQEEFLKFGVVYTPVKRENQVSNLEEKKFYKYLSDFRRRIETLFSKFSEFLLKPSRSVSLRGLVVRILGAILAVNLDRLYNFTDGGN, encoded by the exons GTGGTTGTTATGAACTTTCAGCAGGAAATCCTGATCATAAAATCCGAAATCTATCCGATAATCAGCAAACACTACCCGAAAAACACTCGCAGGGAAGTAATCAGCCTCTACGACCTGATAACCTTCGCAATACTAGCCCACCTGCACTTCGGAGGAGTTTACAAGCACGCTTACAGAGTCCTAATCGAAGAAATGAAGCTGTTCCCAAAAATCAGGTACAACAAACTAACAGAACGCTTGAACAGGCACGAAAAACTCCTGCTCCTAGCGCAGGAAGAATTATTCAAAAAACACGCCAGAGAATACGTTAGAATACTGGACTCAAAGCCCATTCAGACCAAGGAGTTGGCCAGAAAAAACAGGAAGGAGAAGAAGGGTTCTTCAGAAATCATCTCTGAAAAGCCCGCAGTTGGGTTTGTTCCCTCTA AAAAAAAGTTTTACTATGGGTACAAGCTGACCTGTTACTCTGATGGGAACCTGTTGGCTTTGCTGTCCGTTGATCCGGCAAACAAGCATGATGTGAGTGTTGTCAGGGAAAAGTTCTGGGTGATTGTTGAGGAGTTTTCTGGCTGTTTTCTGTTTTTGGATAAGGGTTACGTTAGTAGAGAACTTCAGGAGGAATTCCTGAAGTTTGGCGTTGTTTACACGCCGGTGAAGCGGGAGAATCAGGTTAGTAATCTGGAGGAGAAGAAGTTTTACAAGTACTTGTCTGACTTTCGCAGGAGGATTGAGACTTTGTTTTCGAAGTTTTCTGAGTTTCTTCTGAAGCCGAGCAGGAGTGTTAGTTTGAGGGGGTTGGTTGTCAGGATTTTAGGGGCGATTCTGGCCGTGAATCTGGACAGATTATACAACTTCACAGATGGTGGGAACTAG
- a CDS encoding M20 family metallo-hydrolase, translating to MDTEALFKEIEALRDDMVDTLVELIKIPAISPDSGGEGEYDKAQKLLEIIKDWPFDKIERYDAPDPRAKNGVRPNILAYYYGEQGEKSPRLWILTHLDVVPPGDLSKWTVTEPFKPLVKDGKIYGRGSEDNGQSLVASLYAVRALMNLGIRPKRTIVLAFVSDEETGSKYGLEWLIKEHPELFKKDDLVLVPDGGNEEGTFIEIAEKSILWMKIKVKGKQVHASMPGLGLNAHRVAIDYAKSLDEFLHEKYSARDDLFDPPESTFEPTMGGNPSDAPNIAPGEHEVVFDCRVLPQYSLDDILNDAQELAEKIKEKYKKEINGEVLPRIEIEVLQRLDAPAPTPRDSEIVKLLQKAIKEFRGKEAKIGGIGGGTFAAYFRRLGIPAVVWATLDETAHQPNEYAKIENMVEDAKIMAALALL from the coding sequence ATGGATACGGAAGCCCTTTTTAAGGAAATTGAAGCTTTAAGGGATGATATGGTGGATACTTTGGTCGAGCTTATCAAGATCCCAGCAATTAGTCCTGATAGTGGCGGCGAAGGAGAATATGATAAGGCTCAAAAACTCTTGGAGATAATCAAGGACTGGCCCTTTGACAAGATTGAACGCTATGATGCTCCAGACCCAAGGGCTAAAAACGGCGTTAGACCGAACATTCTGGCATACTATTACGGTGAACAGGGCGAAAAAAGCCCACGATTATGGATTCTTACCCACCTGGACGTTGTCCCACCTGGAGATTTAAGCAAGTGGACTGTTACAGAGCCTTTTAAGCCTCTCGTTAAGGATGGTAAAATTTATGGCAGGGGTAGCGAAGACAACGGGCAGAGTTTAGTTGCCTCACTTTATGCAGTTAGAGCCCTAATGAACCTTGGAATAAGACCCAAGAGGACGATAGTCCTTGCCTTTGTGAGTGATGAAGAGACTGGAAGTAAATACGGCTTAGAATGGCTAATAAAAGAACACCCAGAACTATTTAAAAAAGACGACCTAGTCTTGGTACCTGATGGTGGAAACGAAGAAGGAACATTCATAGAAATAGCAGAAAAAAGCATTCTTTGGATGAAAATCAAGGTCAAAGGAAAGCAGGTTCACGCAAGCATGCCAGGATTGGGGTTAAACGCTCACAGGGTTGCCATTGATTACGCAAAATCTCTTGATGAGTTCCTCCACGAGAAATACAGCGCAAGGGATGACCTCTTTGATCCCCCAGAGAGCACTTTCGAACCAACTATGGGCGGAAATCCAAGTGATGCTCCCAACATAGCTCCAGGAGAGCACGAGGTTGTCTTCGACTGCAGAGTGTTGCCACAGTACAGCCTAGATGACATCCTAAACGATGCCCAAGAACTTGCCGAGAAGATTAAGGAGAAGTACAAGAAAGAAATAAACGGTGAAGTCCTGCCCAGGATTGAGATAGAAGTGTTGCAGAGGCTCGATGCACCGGCTCCAACTCCCAGGGACAGTGAGATTGTTAAGCTCTTGCAGAAAGCTATAAAGGAATTCAGAGGAAAGGAAGCCAAAATAGGGGGCATCGGAGGAGGGACCTTTGCCGCATACTTCAGAAGGCTTGGAATTCCAGCAGTTGTTTGGGCTACACTCGACGAGACCGCCCACCAGCCTAACGAGTATGCAAAAATTGAGAACATGGTTGAAGATGCCAAGATAATGGCAGCTCTGGCGCTTCTTTGA
- a CDS encoding class I SAM-dependent rRNA methyltransferase has product MSKVYVDAQAYRAIEKGAMIVFKKGVVRTEGEIKPGDIVEVYSRGGKFLGKGFANPNSNIMVRLVTKEKDVEINKELFKERIRKANEYRKKVLGYDKAYRMVYGEADYLPGLIVDRFNDIASLQISSAGMERFKLDVAEAILEVEPEIETVFEKNTGRSRRREGLPEIERVLLGKEKYRTIIEEGRAKFIVDMRGQKTGFFLDQRENRIALEKYIKGGEKVLDVFTYTGGFAIHAAVAGAEKVIAVDKSPSAIEQAKENAKLNGVEDKMEFVVGSAFEVMEKLQKKGEKFDIVVLDPPAFVQHEKDLKRGLRAYFNVNYQGLKLVKDGGILVTASCSQHVDMQMFKDMVIAAAAKAGKFLKLLEPYRTQAPDHPILMASKDTEYLKCLFLYVEDMK; this is encoded by the coding sequence ATGAGCAAAGTGTACGTTGATGCTCAAGCTTACAGAGCAATTGAAAAGGGAGCAATGATTGTTTTCAAGAAGGGAGTAGTAAGGACTGAAGGCGAGATTAAGCCGGGAGACATAGTGGAGGTTTATTCTCGCGGAGGCAAGTTCTTAGGAAAAGGATTCGCCAATCCAAACTCAAACATAATGGTTCGACTAGTCACAAAGGAGAAAGATGTGGAAATAAACAAAGAACTATTCAAGGAGCGCATAAGGAAGGCAAATGAGTACAGAAAAAAAGTTCTTGGATACGACAAGGCATACAGAATGGTGTACGGAGAAGCGGACTATCTGCCTGGTTTGATCGTGGACAGATTTAACGATATCGCATCGCTTCAGATTTCAAGTGCTGGAATGGAGAGGTTTAAGCTTGACGTTGCGGAAGCTATCCTTGAAGTAGAACCTGAAATCGAAACGGTCTTTGAGAAAAACACAGGAAGGTCGAGAAGAAGAGAGGGCTTACCAGAGATAGAGAGAGTCTTGCTCGGGAAAGAAAAATACCGCACAATCATCGAAGAAGGGAGAGCAAAATTCATTGTGGACATGAGGGGTCAGAAGACAGGGTTCTTTTTAGATCAAAGAGAAAACAGAATTGCCTTGGAAAAGTACATTAAAGGCGGGGAAAAAGTGCTTGATGTTTTCACATACACGGGAGGTTTTGCTATTCATGCAGCAGTCGCAGGGGCAGAGAAAGTTATTGCAGTTGATAAGTCTCCATCGGCAATAGAACAGGCAAAGGAAAACGCCAAGCTCAACGGTGTTGAAGATAAGATGGAGTTTGTCGTTGGGTCTGCATTTGAGGTTATGGAAAAACTGCAGAAAAAAGGAGAAAAATTTGACATTGTAGTTCTGGACCCTCCTGCGTTCGTCCAGCATGAGAAAGACCTCAAGAGGGGTCTTAGGGCATACTTCAACGTAAACTACCAAGGGCTAAAGCTCGTTAAGGACGGGGGCATATTGGTTACAGCTTCATGCTCCCAGCATGTTGATATGCAAATGTTTAAGGATATGGTAATAGCCGCCGCAGCAAAAGCCGGAAAGTTCCTGAAGCTTCTTGAGCCCTATAGAACTCAAGCACCAGATCATCCGATATTGATGGCTTCAAAGGATACCGAATACTTAAAGTGCCTGTTCCTTTATGTGGAAGATATGAAATGA
- a CDS encoding ATPase domain-containing protein: protein MVDGFSIRRVKSGIPGFDDLIGGGFPEESTILITGSTGTGKTTFAAQYIYKGAEEYGEPGVFVTLEERAKDIRREMAQFGWDFEKYEKEGLIAIIDGVSAISGIPSEERFVLEDRLNVDNFLRYLYRVVKAINAKRLAIDSIPSIAFRLQDEREIRGVLLRLNTILLEMGVTTLLTTEAPDPKAGKISRYGIEEYIARGVVILDLQEKNIELKRYLLIRKMRGTKHSMRKYPFEITPHGVVVYPSGEIY, encoded by the coding sequence ATGGTAGATGGCTTTTCCATAAGAAGGGTAAAAAGTGGGATTCCGGGATTTGACGATCTAATTGGAGGAGGGTTCCCTGAAGAATCAACGATCCTTATCACCGGTAGTACTGGAACTGGTAAAACTACTTTTGCAGCTCAATATATATACAAAGGTGCTGAAGAATACGGAGAACCGGGAGTTTTTGTAACTTTAGAAGAGAGAGCGAAAGATATAAGGAGAGAAATGGCCCAATTTGGATGGGACTTTGAAAAATATGAAAAAGAAGGATTGATAGCAATTATAGATGGTGTCAGTGCAATTTCTGGAATACCTTCAGAAGAGAGATTCGTTTTGGAAGATAGACTTAACGTTGATAACTTTTTGAGATATTTATACAGGGTTGTTAAGGCAATAAACGCGAAGAGACTTGCTATCGATTCCATTCCGTCCATAGCTTTCAGACTTCAAGACGAAAGGGAAATTAGAGGTGTTCTCTTAAGGTTAAACACAATTCTTCTCGAGATGGGCGTCACAACACTTCTTACTACAGAGGCTCCCGATCCAAAAGCCGGAAAAATAAGCAGATATGGAATAGAAGAGTACATCGCGAGAGGCGTTGTTATTCTCGATCTTCAAGAGAAGAATATAGAGCTTAAGCGTTATCTTTTAATCAGGAAGATGAGAGGAACTAAGCATTCCATGAGAAAGTATCCTTTTGAGATAACTCCTCATGGAGTTGTCGTATACCCAAGTGGTGAAATCTACTGA